From the Candidatus Methanoperedens sp. genome, one window contains:
- the dinB gene encoding DNA polymerase IV gives MSNDNPRIILHVDMDYFFAQCEERERPEIKGKPVVICVYSGRSQDSGAVSTSNYEARKFGVKAGMPIYRAKKLAPDAVFLPVNMELYRSISDEIMEILRGYCDVLEKESVDEAFCDITGKVSDFDEAKSRALRLKEEIKHKVGLTCSIGVAPNKLVAKIASDYQKPDGLTVVKPDEVLKFLVPLKVTDLVGVGKKTGERLNELGVKTIDELSKLSTDELVREFGQAKGVWLKQASQGIDDSTVEEREGTEQIGRITTLKEDTNDSNVIFGVIDELSKDVYRKLEARKLSFRSITFVAISTDFKTRTKTHMLEAPAKDSDAIKESARQLAKLFLAENPVTLRRVGVRVANLMEEKGQKTLGEF, from the coding sequence ATGTCCAACGACAATCCCAGAATCATCCTGCACGTTGACATGGACTACTTCTTCGCCCAGTGTGAGGAGCGAGAGCGCCCAGAGATAAAAGGCAAGCCCGTTGTGATATGCGTATATTCAGGTCGCAGCCAGGACAGCGGCGCGGTGAGCACGAGCAACTACGAGGCGCGAAAATTCGGGGTAAAAGCCGGGATGCCGATATATCGCGCAAAAAAGCTTGCTCCTGATGCAGTATTCCTTCCCGTGAACATGGAGCTTTACCGCAGCATCTCGGATGAAATAATGGAAATACTGCGGGGCTATTGCGATGTGCTGGAAAAAGAGAGTGTGGACGAGGCATTCTGCGATATTACAGGAAAGGTTTCGGATTTTGACGAGGCAAAATCGCGTGCCCTGCGATTAAAAGAGGAAATCAAACACAAAGTCGGATTGACCTGCTCGATTGGCGTGGCGCCCAACAAACTTGTTGCCAAGATAGCTTCCGATTACCAGAAGCCGGATGGATTGACTGTGGTGAAGCCGGATGAAGTTCTGAAGTTCCTGGTTCCACTAAAAGTCACAGACCTCGTGGGTGTGGGAAAAAAGACCGGAGAGAGATTGAACGAGCTTGGGGTAAAGACCATCGACGAGCTTTCAAAGCTTTCAACGGACGAACTCGTCCGGGAATTCGGACAGGCAAAAGGAGTATGGTTAAAACAGGCATCGCAGGGCATAGATGACTCGACTGTAGAGGAGCGGGAAGGCACGGAGCAGATAGGGAGGATAACCACGCTTAAGGAAGATACCAATGATTCAAATGTCATATTTGGTGTCATCGACGAGCTTTCAAAGGATGTTTACAGGAAGCTTGAAGCGCGGAAGCTCAGCTTCAGATCCATTACATTTGTGGCGATTTCCACAGATTTTAAAACCCGGACAAAGACCCACATGCTTGAAGCCCCTGCGAAGGATAGCGATGCAATAAAGGAGAGCGCTCGGCAGCTTGCAAAGCTTTTTCTCGCAGAGAATCCGGTTACTCTTAGGAGAGTGGGTGTAAGGGTGGCGAATTTAATGGAAGAGAAAGGTCAGAAGACGCTCGGGGAGTTTTGA
- a CDS encoding AAA domain-containing protein, producing MESLDIIDKYIELKNLQIKYTPFEIIELGVGKLVKEEENSVILDFTIDQYNIDNLKHSSERLIDIDGEKYEFEILSLDKNHIAIRVSGYSGIPNEAKLLIDMSFIFKKQKEVLEELKSDNFSILREQLFGNNKIKGGEGIELINKSEQLNKSQKEAISYAIGVKDLFLIWGPPGTGKTTLVPEITKNYCDLWQKNNTGLKILLCAWTNTAVDNAVKKLYKENYNVVRYRNGVIRYGKGTTLNKDEYKEVLYDYQEKECIDRIEKEYASKLIPLESTKRETLQKIKDFETDVITHENELSKLRNECSEQLKAMYNQMDFYIRNLKESLISLFQTEISQIKNQIVTLENALANFEVEYKNTVNFIEELSKTIRQYEIVINDSKNEINKLEQKKVECRDILKAAEDYLYFIKQNKWKYIAYRAGVYSSSFLITLEKYGLHKKDYDTVLLYKNDVEQKLKVLDLKQKESIISKRNKEELKIGAERLLDEKRTIRESSEIKLNQLNENVKSENNKLDSLSKNLILVEKMNSGDYPYVENYFELINDKATKDKLLQLQKNIKKIITKIEKLQKESSFDIKENEVKIKALRDIILNLNRELEPIEKNIKSLETEKAEKLDNITALVLKRYDVIATTIFETPKIFKLIEFDLTIMDEAGSVEVPSALIPMIQSKKVIFLGDHKQLPPVIREDKRYVGPFLDENPEMRQSIFELLYKKVGSNNNCAKMLKEQYRMQKNIADFVSMIFYDNELKTSDNIKTNFDLKDGLDKIIGKEPQMIWFLREYWNEKDGGSWKCKYEVNLIKNIVANFKRAYGDEIANEIAVITPFKGQHKLIKKELPEIECGTVHKYQGQEKGIIIFSPAESNKFGPLFTGNKGRTLLNVAVSRTQQKFIMIGSNKIKKIPHYGQLYAHIAKTGLIIEDIIKDYDPHCTCPICGKMLDNPSYEFCFGCGQIKKLQNKIFNEKKVYKCKDTHMVRSSGEVRIDDWLSDNGIEHKCEEKLPFSSVLYCDWYLPKYDAYIEFWGSVHSKDDGAHRKYKEKLYKENGLTLVSIEDADLINLNDSLNHKLKRFV from the coding sequence ATGGAGTCCTTAGATATTATAGACAAATATATTGAATTAAAAAATCTTCAAATAAAGTATACACCTTTTGAAATCATAGAATTGGGGGTGGGAAAACTTGTAAAAGAAGAAGAAAATTCAGTAATATTAGATTTTACGATCGACCAATATAACATAGATAATTTAAAACATTCAAGCGAAAGGCTCATAGATATTGATGGGGAAAAATACGAATTTGAAATACTAAGTTTAGATAAAAATCATATTGCAATAAGAGTCTCTGGGTATAGCGGTATACCAAATGAAGCAAAGCTCCTAATAGACATGAGCTTCATTTTTAAAAAACAGAAGGAAGTACTTGAAGAATTAAAAAGCGATAATTTCTCTATTCTCAGAGAGCAGCTATTTGGGAATAATAAAATTAAGGGTGGAGAGGGAATAGAGCTTATTAATAAAAGTGAACAATTAAACAAGTCGCAAAAAGAAGCAATTTCGTATGCTATAGGCGTGAAGGATTTATTTTTGATATGGGGACCGCCTGGCACCGGAAAAACGACACTGGTTCCAGAAATAACGAAGAACTATTGCGACCTTTGGCAAAAAAACAATACAGGACTCAAGATTCTATTATGCGCGTGGACAAACACTGCAGTAGACAATGCAGTAAAAAAACTCTATAAAGAAAACTACAATGTTGTACGGTATAGGAATGGAGTTATAAGGTACGGAAAAGGAACTACATTAAACAAAGACGAGTATAAAGAAGTTTTATATGATTATCAGGAAAAAGAATGCATAGACAGAATTGAAAAAGAATATGCTTCAAAGCTAATCCCTCTCGAATCTACTAAAAGAGAGACATTACAGAAAATCAAAGACTTTGAAACTGATGTCATAACGCATGAAAACGAATTATCAAAGTTGAGAAATGAATGCAGTGAACAATTAAAAGCCATGTACAACCAAATGGATTTTTATATAAGGAACTTAAAAGAATCATTAATATCCCTTTTTCAAACTGAAATATCTCAAATAAAAAATCAAATCGTTACCTTAGAAAATGCCCTCGCAAATTTTGAGGTCGAATATAAAAATACAGTGAATTTCATTGAAGAACTTAGCAAAACAATTAGACAATATGAAATTGTTATAAATGATTCTAAAAATGAGATTAATAAATTAGAACAGAAGAAAGTCGAGTGTAGAGATATTTTAAAAGCTGCAGAAGACTATTTGTATTTCATAAAACAAAACAAGTGGAAATATATCGCTTATCGTGCGGGTGTTTATTCTTCCTCGTTTTTAATCACACTTGAAAAATATGGGTTACATAAAAAAGATTATGATACTGTTCTCCTGTACAAAAATGATGTGGAACAAAAGTTAAAAGTTTTAGATTTGAAACAAAAAGAATCTATTATCAGCAAAAGGAATAAGGAAGAATTGAAAATCGGAGCTGAAAGACTTTTAGATGAAAAAAGAACAATAAGAGAATCTTCAGAGATTAAACTAAATCAATTAAATGAAAATGTGAAAAGTGAAAACAATAAATTAGATTCTTTATCAAAGAATTTAATATTAGTTGAAAAAATGAATTCTGGAGACTATCCGTATGTTGAAAATTATTTTGAATTAATCAACGACAAGGCAACTAAAGACAAATTGCTACAACTTCAAAAAAACATCAAAAAAATTATAACAAAAATCGAAAAACTGCAAAAGGAAAGCTCATTTGATATTAAAGAAAATGAAGTTAAAATTAAAGCATTAAGAGACATTATTTTGAATCTTAACAGAGAATTGGAGCCTATCGAAAAAAATATAAAATCTTTGGAGACTGAGAAAGCAGAGAAGTTAGATAATATAACAGCTTTGGTTTTAAAGCGTTATGATGTAATCGCAACAACGATTTTTGAAACACCAAAGATTTTCAAGCTAATCGAATTTGATCTGACTATAATGGACGAAGCTGGTTCCGTAGAGGTCCCAAGCGCACTAATTCCTATGATTCAATCAAAAAAAGTAATTTTTTTAGGCGATCATAAACAACTTCCACCAGTTATAAGGGAAGACAAAAGGTACGTGGGACCCTTTTTAGATGAAAATCCAGAAATGAGACAAAGCATATTCGAACTTCTTTATAAAAAAGTCGGCTCTAACAACAACTGTGCAAAAATGCTTAAAGAGCAGTACAGAATGCAGAAAAACATAGCCGATTTCGTTAGTATGATTTTTTATGACAATGAGTTGAAGACTTCAGATAATATCAAAACTAATTTTGATTTAAAGGATGGATTAGATAAAATAATTGGCAAAGAACCTCAGATGATTTGGTTTTTACGTGAATATTGGAATGAAAAAGATGGGGGATCATGGAAATGCAAATATGAAGTGAATTTAATAAAAAACATTGTGGCTAATTTTAAGAGAGCATATGGTGATGAAATAGCTAATGAAATTGCAGTAATTACACCATTTAAAGGGCAACATAAGTTAATAAAAAAAGAATTACCTGAAATAGAATGTGGCACAGTACATAAGTATCAAGGACAAGAGAAGGGGATAATAATATTCTCACCTGCCGAATCCAATAAGTTCGGCCCGTTATTTACAGGTAATAAAGGCAGAACGCTATTAAATGTGGCAGTCTCAAGGACTCAACAAAAATTCATAATGATAGGTAGTAATAAAATTAAAAAAATACCACATTATGGACAACTTTATGCCCACATAGCAAAGACGGGCTTGATAATAGAAGATATAATAAAAGATTATGACCCGCATTGCACTTGCCCAATTTGTGGGAAGATGCTAGATAATCCATCTTATGAATTTTGTTTTGGATGCGGGCAAATAAAAAAGTTACAAAATAAGATATTCAATGAAAAGAAAGTCTATAAATGTAAAGATACTCACATGGTACGGTCAAGCGGAGAGGTTAGAATAGATGACTGGCTTAGCGATAATGGAATAGAACATAAATGTGAAGAAAAATTGCCATT
- a CDS encoding DUF6036 family nucleotidyltransferase, whose product MEELSSKFGILAEISEKLPKNKKPVLVGGSAVEFYTRGTCKSIDIDLLADRDSLEKVLEKMGFSKIGRHWFYTKDIGIEIVGDSTEGRRVNEIMHEGKLIRILSIEDLIVDRLNACKHWKSQYDCEQAQVLVGVYSDKLDREYLKKRMKEEDLEMELIKI is encoded by the coding sequence TTGGAAGAATTAAGCAGTAAATTCGGGATTTTAGCAGAAATCAGCGAAAAGCTCCCAAAAAACAAGAAACCTGTATTAGTCGGGGGCAGCGCCGTGGAATTTTATACACGAGGAACCTGCAAAAGCATAGACATTGATTTGCTTGCAGACAGGGATTCACTTGAAAAAGTACTTGAGAAGATGGGGTTTTCAAAGATTGGGCGCCATTGGTTCTATACAAAAGACATTGGTATTGAGATTGTAGGCGACTCTACTGAAGGCAGGCGCGTAAATGAAATCATGCATGAAGGAAAGTTAATTCGTATTCTCTCCATCGAGGATTTGATAGTTGATAGACTCAATGCTTGCAAGCACTGGAAATCACAGTATGATTGCGAGCAGGCGCAGGTTCTTGTTGGAGTTTATTCAGATAAATTAGACAGGGAATATCTCAAGAAACGAATGAAAGAAGAAGATTTAGAGATGGAGCTAATCAAAATCTAA
- the mptA gene encoding GTP cyclohydrolase MptA — translation MELPVIHLPDIQANQPEIPITLTRVGVTDVKKLVEVARKNKRPIVLLSTFDIFVDLPSDRKGANLSRNFEAIDEVLEEMIASPVYEIEDLCGEVAKRLIGRHEYALNAEVRMKSEYVLKRETPQTKIKCQEVVNIFAEAKAIRGNNLSVRKLVGAEVLGITACPCAQEIMRDKAKKELVSLGVGNDVIKKFLNRVPMPTHNQRGRGVISIEVHDSNFVSLDKIIDIIENSMSSQMFELLKRSDEAAVVERAHKNPKFVEDCVRTMAQKIVTEFSELPDDSIIIIKQINEESIHRHNAFAERKSTLGELRQEINNIV, via the coding sequence ATGGAACTTCCTGTCATTCACCTCCCTGACATCCAGGCAAACCAGCCTGAGATTCCCATTACACTCACGCGCGTGGGAGTAACAGACGTCAAGAAGCTTGTTGAAGTGGCAAGAAAAAACAAACGCCCCATTGTGCTTCTGTCCACGTTTGATATTTTTGTGGATCTCCCCTCGGATCGCAAAGGTGCGAATCTCTCAAGAAATTTTGAAGCCATAGACGAAGTGCTTGAGGAAATGATTGCCTCTCCCGTGTATGAGATTGAGGATCTATGCGGCGAGGTAGCAAAGCGGCTCATCGGCAGGCATGAATACGCTTTAAACGCCGAGGTCAGGATGAAAAGCGAATATGTTCTCAAAAGGGAAACCCCGCAGACGAAAATAAAATGCCAGGAAGTTGTAAATATCTTCGCTGAGGCGAAGGCAATTCGGGGCAATAACCTCAGTGTAAGGAAGCTTGTGGGGGCTGAAGTGCTCGGAATCACTGCATGCCCCTGCGCCCAGGAAATCATGAGGGATAAGGCAAAAAAGGAATTGGTAAGTCTCGGCGTGGGAAATGATGTTATTAAAAAATTCTTAAACCGTGTGCCCATGCCCACACATAACCAGAGGGGGCGCGGGGTTATTTCGATAGAGGTTCACGACAGCAATTTTGTTTCATTGGATAAAATAATCGATATCATAGAGAATTCCATGAGCTCACAGATGTTTGAGCTGTTAAAGAGGTCGGATGAAGCTGCAGTCGTGGAAAGGGCGCATAAGAATCCCAAATTCGTGGAAGACTGCGTACGCACCATGGCACAGAAAATCGTCACGGAATTTTCTGAGCTGCCCGATGATTCGATTATCATAATCAAACAGATAAATGAGGAGAGCATCCACCGCCACAACGCATTCGCAGAGCGTAAATCCACGCTGGGAGAGTTGAGGCAGGAGATTAATAATATCGTTTAG